The stretch of DNA GCTTCGCTCCTAGTGACCGTGAAACGCCAGCGGCGGCGGCCGATGGCGGACGCCCGGAGGCGGGAGCGGCCAAGATTTACGACCACTCCGGTCGCGCAAGAGCAGATCCGTTATTTTTTCAGGGTTTGTGCTGCTCGGGCGCCAGCTCGGCGGGCGGGGAGGCGGAGGCCGCAGGGTCAGGCGCCGCCGGCTCGGGCTCCCTGAGCAGGTCCGCGAAGGCGACCCCGTAGATCTCCCAGATCGTCACGAAGAGCGCCGCCAGGATGGGCCCCGCGATGAAGCCGGCGGCGCCGAAGAGGGCGAGGCCGCCCAGGGTGCCGAGCAGGATGAGCAGCTCGTGCATCTGCGTGTCGCGGCCGACCAGCCGGGGCCGCAGCAGGTTGTCGATGCTTTT from bacterium encodes:
- a CDS encoding AI-2E family transporter, whose translation is KSIDNLLRPRLVGRDTQMHELLILLGTLGGLALFGAAGFIAGPILAALFVTIWEIYGVAFADLLREPEPAAPDPAASASPPAELAPEQHKP